The genomic stretch CTGACTAATGCATGCTTCACTTAAGTTGCTTTTACAGCTAAAGAGAATCATTAAAAAGTTGTAGCTGCAGCTCATAAAAACCACCCTTTTTTCTCTTCTGTTTTGGTGGTGCTTTGGGAACACAACTGAAGAAAAAGCAGAAACATATCGTTACATAATTAGCGCTCTTGAACTAGTGACATGTTACAGTTCTGCAACTAGCGATATGATTCAGTTCTGAGATCCTATGTCCCTGTGCAGCAATTTAATTCTGAGATACGGGTGAGCCTGGAGTCGATATCTTTGACCACAGGCTGGAAGAAACTAGCGTTAGTGTATCAGGGTAAGGAGGTTTTCTGTAGCATCTTCACAAATGGAAGTCTATTGGCAATGAGCGGAGGAACGAGGCACTACTACTGTTGACATTGTGAGTGCTAATGTAAGCTTCGACAGCACACAAAAAAGCTCAATATTACAAATAGAATCAGATAAAGAATGTACAAGTGTTTGATCACAGCACATACCTGCCTCCAACCCCATTTCATTTTTCAAACAAGATGAAAAGAACTTCATCTATGTACAAGTAAAATTCATGATAATTTAGTTCTCCAAATATACACATGCttgcatgaaaaaaaaaattagaaaggcAAACAAGAAAGAATGATCACCAGGTCCATCTCAATCCTCTCACAACTCAAATGCACGCAACCACGAAACCAGCAGATGACCTAGCCTAGCCTCCTCATCGTTTCTTTACATCACTAAATGAATTGCTTTGCATATTTAAACTTCCATTCAATGCATACCATCATTTTTCCTAAGATGTAATGCCTGCCTCTTCAGCTTTGCTGGTCCCTTTTGGAGTAACTATCTTGTCAGCCGCTTCGAAAGACAACCTTCGGGCTTTTACAGCACCCTTCCCGTTAGGCGAAATTGTTTTAACTGTAACAGGCGTTTTTGTAGTTGGTGTGTTGATGTTTTTCCCTGTCTTGCCGGTTTTCTTACCATTTGATTTCTTTGGACTTGACTGAACTGCAACACGGCATTCCCATGGCCTAGCAGCTATCCAGCGATCCATCCAGCTCCAGCCCCAGTTGGTTTTGCCAAGCTCAGTGCTCCCCCATCCAAAATTTGGGTTAGTGTTGGCCCTCCACTGCACATTATGAGCTACTCATCGTAagttttggcttcattattgcAACTAAAGTTGCAACACTTGATTTTGTAGCCGTGGCTTACCTGATGAGAGAAAGCGTATGCCATAGCTCGCTCTCGCTTGCCTGCAGCTTCTTCTCTCTGATGTATCCTTGCCATGACTTCTTCCATTGTTTCAGAGCCACCATTCCACTCCACCTGTCATGCATTTACTTTGttagagagagcaagagagagagaatctGAGACAGATCACATTCCAGTTTTTTTCAGAAAGGCGTATTTATAGGATAGAATCACCTGAAGTTGATGTTAGTATGCCAAAAATGGCTATGAATACTTAAAACGCATAAGAGGCAATGAGTAGGATAATGTATCATCAATTGATTTACGTCAGCTTTGGTCCAGCATCACTTAAATATAGTTCTGGCACTTAGGAAACTCTCAATTCTTTGAACTTGCTGGAATTTTGTTGATACCAGAAAACTACAAGTCATTTATATTAAGAATCCTAAAATATAACACCACACATGCACTTTTTCCTTATTTCTACGTGATAAATCATAATTTTTCTGCAAGATTTGAGGCACTGCGAGATAAAATAGTGGGAAGAATGACAAAATCCAAAAGCATCAAAGAACCACCTCCTCATATGACtgaagcaaaataaaatagataCCATAATCCTGATGAGATTAATTAATCTATTTTCTGATTATTAGTACTACTATTTATGATCTATTATATCCATTCAAGTCCCATCCCTTGTTCGTGAGATACAACTATTAAGACTCGTAAGCCACCATATAGAGCTCTGCCTAAGACACTGAAAACTCTCTCAAGTCTTGTCACACTAAGAAACCACTGAAAACAATAGACAATAGTTACTTAGGCcccatttgataaaactgaagtccaaattctgaattctgaaatctaaAATTGAGGGCTGGAAGTATTAAGTTGCTGAATTGATAAAGTTATATCTGTTTGATAACTAACTGAATTCCAGCAGTGAATTGAAATATCACACAATATGATAATCTTATCTTTAaaaaacaattttttatttctgtATTGGGAGAGAAGGGTGTATGTAAGAGAATATAATGAAATAATTGAGAGGTGGTATTTAAGCGTGTGTATTTTTGTGTGAGAGTGTGTGTGTTAAGAGAAAGATAAAAAATATCTACTGTGTGTGGGAGCAGTGTGTTTGTGCGTGTTAGAGGGACAATATGTGTTGTGTCTGAAATGAATAACATGTGCGGTCAGTTcaacaaattcagtaaaaacattttcacttaaaatttTGAATACAAATTAAGCAATGCTTAATGTTTTAAGTGGTAAGgctttttgttatcaaacatgCTGAACTCAACAAGTtctaaataaattaattttcagcATTAAATAGAGTTATCAAATAGGCCCAGAGTGGTTATTCCTTACAGCGGAGGATACAGAAAAAGACAAAACGAAGGATAAACAATCTTACCTCTAGGTCATGAAGCTTTGCCTCAAGCTTTAATTGATTCTCCAACTTCTTCTGCCTGAGGCGACCTTCAGTCACCATACAAATTCGGCGAGCTCTAATATGTGCCTGCATTTTGCTCCAGGAATGTAGGTAGCTTAACGTAGATGATGCTTGCTTTTTGACAGAGTGACCTTGTAACAAAGCCTGCAACCTTAGTACGCCTTTCGAATAACGGAACTTTTTCCTTGCCTATAACAAGAAAATATCCCTTGTTGAACACGGAGATTAAACATCTAAATGAGCTTGAATATTTTAGACAAATAGTAATGCCAACGAGAATATCTGCATAGAGAAGAGCCAATTTTGTCTTCTTAATGCATTATTCAAACCTAAGATAGCCTATATGCTTAACATGAATTCCTTGTGTCAGTCCTTTTAAATTCTATAAGGCATGATATGTAACATAGTTCAACACTTGCAATTTAAACTGAACTATTTGTTTGATATAAATTACTGTATTCTAAAGCTAGAATGAGCAGGAAGATCATTTCTTAGCAACAGTAAGGTTGATATCTCATAAACTGAAATTATAACCCACATTGGAGAGATGATAGAAGCTGAAATGACAGGGAACATCATTTTCTTAGTAACTGGGAGGGCTGAACTATTATAAGCTGAAACCAGGAGGAACAATATATTTTGTAATAAAGGTAACTGTCTCATGATGCTACTGGGTCAAAAGCCACATGCAGGCATGCACATTTCAGTTGCCTGCTTCATAATCTTGAGTAACACAAAATGAATGATGCTGAGATAACACTGCTAATAAACTTCCGCTTTTCTGTGCAGTTAGAAACATAACAGTCCATTCCATTTCAGAATTTTACGCTGCCACCTGACTAATGAGGATTCcatttttacttcctattcccCTCTTCCCCGTTGgtcaaaggaaaaatttcttAGTTCTTGCAGTCACTGAACTAACAATGGTTACAGTCAGAGCAATGTTGAACCAGAAAATTTACTCTTGTataccaacaaaaaaaaaaattgtaacaaTTGATTTTCATGGCTCATTAAGGACCGATTATTTCGTTAATGGGACCTAGAAGGTCAAGCTGAACACTGATTGTCACATGCATTAGTATAAGCTTACACTTGAGGTGTCAACTATCTGCTCTCAAAGTTACAAAATGAATCACAATTTAAATTACCTGAAGTAAAATTGCATGCTTAATAGCTTTTTCTGATGCAATGCTACTCGTTAAATGAGTTCCCTATTTTCCCTTCTTTCACTCTATTTTAAGAAAAAAggttctttctcatttacttgTGTCATTATTGAGCTTTCAAACAAGGCAAGGAACACTATGCCACATGAGTTACCCCATTAGACAAATAACAAGCTACTTCTAACAAAGTGCACAACATTTAGCAACACTTTAAAACAGAACCAATAAGCACAAGTGATACCATGAATCCACGGAATGCTGTCTGAATCCTGATTGCTGCTACATCCTCAGTGGGTATACAAGGAACCCTTTCATTCTTAATGGAAATATCATTTGCTAATCTAGAAGTTTCTTTAATGGCTTGGTATTCCCCTTCTTGCTCTTTTGACTTTTTAGATGCCGGTTCCTGGTAGAGACAGTCAATAAAAATTACCAACAGGGGAAATTCCTCGTGCTATGCCAAGGCAAAAGAGTGAAATTTTAGACCAAAAATCATATACAAAATATGAGGCGATAGCCTAATGCTTGTATTATGCCTCTAATGATGTAGCGTCCTCCTCACCCTCTATCAAAAACTTCCAAATACACACCCAATACAAACTCAAAGAAAAGGGTAAAACCTAATATAAGCCAAAGTGAATCAATGGTGTAGATAAATAAAAGTTTTCCAAAGGATGCATGAAGTCAAGCTTCTGCAGAAACCAAATAATGATGCTAGAAGTGCTCAAAATCTCAGAACCATGAGCACCAAATGATGTCAatgaagtttcctaatttaagTTTTTGGAACACAAACTCAAATACTACTGATTCATAATATTGATGCATTCAGAAGTGAAAAAGTAGTTGCCTGCTCAGTAAAGAGCCAACACATGAACTAGAGAAACTGTAGAGAAGTAAATTCCATTGCATGTATATCAGGGCTGAATTGCAGAATGCTGCTTCAATTTTATATCAAGGAAATATTAATTTCTAGGTGACAAGTAATAGATGAGAAGAAGATTATTAAAAGGATTCCAAGATGAGGCTCATACA from Coffea eugenioides isolate CCC68of chromosome 8, Ceug_1.0, whole genome shotgun sequence encodes the following:
- the LOC113781147 gene encoding protein IQ-DOMAIN 1-like isoform X2 produces the protein MGSGDWLKNIISKKKVKDKRSKKLKARKKFRYSKGVLRLQALLQGHSVKKQASSTLSYLHSWSKMQAHIRARRICMVTEGRLRQKKLENQLKLEAKLHDLEVEWNGGSETMEEVMARIHQREEAAGKRERAMAYAFSHQWRANTNPNFGWGSTELGKTNWGWSWMDRWIAARPWECRVAVQSSPKKSNGKKTGKTGKNINTPTTKTPVTVKTISPNGKGAVKARRLSFEAADKIVTPKGTSKAEEAGITS
- the LOC113781147 gene encoding protein IQ-DOMAIN 1-like isoform X1; protein product: MGSGDWLKNIISKKKVKDKRSKKLKEPASKKSKEQEGEYQAIKETSRLANDISIKNERVPCIPTEDVAAIRIQTAFRGFMARKKFRYSKGVLRLQALLQGHSVKKQASSTLSYLHSWSKMQAHIRARRICMVTEGRLRQKKLENQLKLEAKLHDLEVEWNGGSETMEEVMARIHQREEAAGKRERAMAYAFSHQWRANTNPNFGWGSTELGKTNWGWSWMDRWIAARPWECRVAVQSSPKKSNGKKTGKTGKNINTPTTKTPVTVKTISPNGKGAVKARRLSFEAADKIVTPKGTSKAEEAGITS